The genomic DNA TCACCAAGCAATAATAATGTATCGCCAGGTTTAATATTAAATATTTCACGTGCTTCTTTCGGAATTACGATCTGACCTTTTTCACCTACTTTAGCCGACCATGCGTATTTACCTTCCGGTGCCTTCATAAATTTTTACTCCTTCCCACTAAGTATGATTAGTTGGAAAAATCATACCATTTTCTTTTATCACTGTCAATGAAAATAATTAAGAAAAGAAGGAAAACGGAAAAAAATTAAAATAGATACAGTAGTATAGTATTTTGCATGATATAAGATATTTTGTATATTTTTAGCCATATACAATAAAAAGTAAACATTAAACAATGAAATAAAATAATGAATTGATATATATCTTATATATTTAATGTTTTGACAGTTGTTGGCGTATGTGATAAAATTACTTTATAATATAGTTTGGATAGAAAGATTTAGGAGGTAATTTATGAAAGGTAAAATATTGAAATTAGTTACAATATTATCATTATTTATGTTAATGCTGTCTTGCGGTTCAGATAAAAAAGAAGAAGCAAAGCAGGAAGGTGCAGCAACAGAAGCTAAAGCGGATAATAAAGAAGTAAAAAAATATGTTATAGGGTCGGATGTGGCTTTTGCTCCTTTTGAATTTAAGAAAGACGGAAAATATGAAGGAATAGATATAGACATAGTAAATGAAATAGCGAAAATCGAAGGATTTGAAGTAGAATGGAAGCATATGGATTTTAGCGGTATTATAGGAGCAGTTCAGTCGGGACAGCTTGATGGTGCTATAGCCGGTATGACAATTAATGACGAGAGAAGAAAAACAGTGGATTTTTCTGATCCTTATTATGATACAGGAATTGTAGGTATAGTAAAAGCAGATAATACTGATATAAATTCACCGGATGATTTCAAAGATAAAAGATTAGCAGTGAAAAAAGGTACAACAGGTGCTGAATATGCAGAATCTGTAAAGGAAAAATATAATACTAAAATTACAGTATTTGAGGATACATCAACAATGATACAAT from Sebaldella termitidis ATCC 33386 includes the following:
- a CDS encoding AbrB/MazE/SpoVT family DNA-binding domain-containing protein, which translates into the protein MKAPEGKYAWSAKVGEKGQIVIPKEAREIFNIKPGDTLLLLGDIKRGIAIVNDEKLKHIFSDIFDENTAGDDKED
- a CDS encoding transporter substrate-binding domain-containing protein, which translates into the protein MKGKILKLVTILSLFMLMLSCGSDKKEEAKQEGAATEAKADNKEVKKYVIGSDVAFAPFEFKKDGKYEGIDIDIVNEIAKIEGFEVEWKHMDFSGIIGAVQSGQLDGAIAGMTINDERRKTVDFSDPYYDTGIVGIVKADNTDINSPDDFKDKRLAVKKGTTGAEYAESVKEKYNTKITVFEDTSTMIQSVINGQADVAFDDFPVIAYAITQQDPVQLRIATERLNTAQFGFAVKKGANQELLEKFNSGLKKLKESGKYQEILEKYTGKAEK